A stretch of Methanobrevibacter sp. YE315 DNA encodes these proteins:
- a CDS encoding DUF371 domain-containing protein, giving the protein MIFKILTKGHENVTSFHKSTFEITKDAEIGPTADCIIGVDMDKSMLDFPSEFKSKIANSKTRVVVTLDTENGHDEIVGYGHENLTLTHPTDIVCRTSEYTCSRTLMIKANKSARDLDENLIEDLKNEKIMEVTIKLC; this is encoded by the coding sequence ATGATTTTCAAGATTTTGACAAAAGGCCATGAGAATGTTACATCATTTCACAAGTCAACCTTTGAAATTACCAAGGACGCTGAAATTGGCCCTACTGCAGACTGCATAATTGGTGTGGATATGGATAAATCCATGTTGGATTTTCCTAGTGAGTTTAAAAGTAAAATAGCAAATTCCAAAACCAGGGTAGTCGTAACACTTGATACTGAAAATGGGCATGATGAAATTGTTGGATATGGTCATGAAAATCTGACTTTGACCCATCCTACTGACATTGTCTGCAGAACCAGTGAGTATACCTGTTCCCGCACATTGATGATTAAGGCGAATAAATCTGCAAGGGATCTTGATGAAAATCTGATTGAAGATTTAAAAAATGAGAAAATTATGGAAGTTACCATAAAATTGTGCTAA
- the galU gene encoding UTP--glucose-1-phosphate uridylyltransferase GalU: MKAVIPAAGFGTRFLPATKAQPKEMLPVYDKPTIQYVIEEAVASGIDDIIIVTGRNKRSIEDHFDKSFELEQTLQSAGKDDRLRQVRAITDLADICYVRQKEQKGLGDAIYCAKKHINDQPFAVMLGDSITKGPVPCTKQLIDVFDKYESSAISLERVPKEKVERYGIIKGVEVEKDIYKIDKLVEKPLMHQAPSNLAIMGRYVLTPDIFDKIDETEPGVGGEIQLTDALSKLDAIYGNTFEGKTYDIGNRLEWLKTSIEFAMDDPESKDNLIQYMKEIVDGE, encoded by the coding sequence ATGAAAGCTGTAATTCCGGCAGCAGGTTTCGGAACTAGATTTTTGCCTGCTACTAAAGCACAACCTAAGGAAATGTTGCCTGTTTATGATAAGCCTACCATCCAATATGTTATTGAAGAGGCGGTAGCTTCAGGCATTGATGATATTATAATCGTTACCGGTAGGAATAAAAGGTCTATTGAAGACCATTTTGACAAATCCTTTGAACTTGAGCAAACTTTGCAAAGTGCCGGTAAGGATGATCGTTTAAGGCAAGTTCGTGCAATCACAGATTTGGCAGACATTTGCTATGTCAGACAAAAAGAGCAAAAAGGCCTTGGAGATGCCATATATTGTGCGAAAAAACATATTAATGACCAACCGTTTGCAGTAATGCTGGGAGATTCAATCACTAAAGGCCCGGTTCCTTGCACTAAACAATTAATAGATGTATTTGATAAATATGAATCTTCAGCAATCTCTCTTGAAAGAGTACCAAAGGAAAAAGTTGAAAGATATGGTATTATCAAGGGTGTTGAAGTCGAAAAGGACATTTATAAAATAGACAAATTGGTTGAAAAGCCATTAATGCATCAGGCACCATCCAATTTAGCCATCATGGGACGTTATGTTTTAACACCGGATATTTTTGACAAGATTGATGAAACTGAACCTGGTGTTGGCGGTGAAATCCAGCTCACCGATGCATTGTCTAAACTGGATGCAATCTATGGAAATACCTTTGAAGGAAAAACATACGATATTGGAAATCGTTTGGAATGGTTAAAAACTTCAATCGAATTTGCAATGGATGATCCTGAATCTAAAGATAACCTGATTCAGTACATGAAAGAAATTGTAGATGGTGAATAA
- a CDS encoding NAD(P)-dependent oxidoreductase — protein sequence METQRILVTGGSGFIGTNLVNELQSRGHEVLSVDLLHHENEADLYSDKYSSYVRGDVRNYRQMERIFEDNDKFDYVYHLAAEYGRWNGEGYYENLWETNVIGLKNMIRLQEKLGFRMISFSSAEVYGDYEGIMSEDVMENVPISQTYQMNDYAISKWAGELMCMNSATMFGTETVRVRPVNCYGPHEAYSPYKGFIPIFIYKALHGLPYSVHMGHKRIIDYVEDTVRTFANIIDNFIPGEVYNVGSKQEWERDIKQYSDMVLDAVGIDDSLVTYTPAEEFTTKVKTIDFSKAIRDLKHDPQIPPEEGIKRTVEWMKDYYRIE from the coding sequence ATGGAAACTCAAAGAATCCTAGTAACTGGAGGCAGTGGATTCATAGGCACTAATCTGGTAAATGAACTCCAATCAAGAGGCCATGAGGTTTTATCAGTCGATTTGTTGCATCATGAAAATGAAGCGGATTTATATTCTGATAAGTACTCCAGCTATGTAAGGGGGGACGTCAGGAATTATCGTCAAATGGAGAGAATCTTTGAAGACAACGATAAATTCGATTATGTGTATCACCTGGCTGCTGAATATGGCCGTTGGAACGGTGAAGGATACTATGAAAACCTCTGGGAAACCAATGTCATTGGCCTGAAGAATATGATACGTCTTCAGGAAAAATTGGGCTTTAGAATGATTTCATTTTCATCCGCAGAGGTATACGGAGATTATGAAGGAATAATGAGTGAGGATGTAATGGAAAACGTTCCGATTTCTCAAACTTATCAGATGAATGATTATGCAATTTCCAAATGGGCCGGAGAATTGATGTGCATGAATTCAGCAACAATGTTCGGTACTGAAACCGTCCGCGTAAGGCCGGTAAACTGTTACGGCCCCCATGAAGCTTATTCACCATATAAAGGTTTCATACCAATTTTCATTTATAAGGCTTTACATGGCCTTCCTTATTCAGTTCATATGGGTCATAAAAGGATTATTGATTATGTTGAGGATACTGTAAGAACCTTTGCAAATATTATCGATAACTTCATTCCTGGAGAAGTATACAACGTTGGAAGTAAGCAGGAATGGGAAAGGGATATTAAGCAGTACTCTGACATGGTTCTGGATGCAGTGGGTATTGATGATTCATTGGTAACATACACACCTGCCGAAGAATTCACAACAAAAGTCAAAACAATCGATTTTTCAAAAGCTATTCGTGATTTAAAGCATGATCCTCAGATTCCTCCGGAAGAAGGCATCAAACGAACTGTTGAATGGATGAAAGATTACTATAGAATTGAATAA
- a CDS encoding glycosyltransferase family 2 protein, giving the protein MKSIAIIPAFNEEAAIESVVKKSFQYVDDVLVVDDGSSDNTFQIAENSGAILLRHPTNYGKGISLKDAFAKVNGYDIVVTIDGDGQHNPDEIPLLVKPITDGKADLVNGSRYLNGFDENTPAYRRVGQKVLDIATNITAGTNVTDSQSGFRAFSGNTISCYKFRDPGFGIESEMLADAAENNLRILEVPITVRYDVENSSTKGPVSHGVGVLLKIFKDKIIRIIR; this is encoded by the coding sequence ATGAAATCAATTGCCATTATTCCTGCATTTAACGAAGAAGCGGCTATTGAAAGTGTTGTAAAGAAATCGTTTCAATATGTAGATGATGTTTTGGTAGTTGATGATGGAAGCAGCGACAATACTTTTCAGATTGCTGAAAATTCAGGTGCAATCCTTTTGAGGCATCCCACCAATTACGGTAAAGGCATTTCCCTAAAGGATGCTTTTGCTAAAGTCAATGGTTATGATATTGTAGTGACTATTGACGGCGATGGACAACATAATCCTGATGAAATACCTTTGCTTGTTAAACCGATTACTGATGGAAAAGCGGATTTGGTTAATGGCAGCAGATATTTGAATGGTTTTGATGAGAATACGCCGGCTTATAGGCGTGTTGGCCAAAAGGTTTTGGATATTGCAACAAACATCACTGCAGGAACAAATGTTACAGATTCACAAAGCGGGTTTAGGGCATTTTCCGGAAATACTATTTCTTGTTATAAATTTAGGGATCCTGGTTTCGGAATAGAAAGCGAAATGTTGGCTGATGCTGCTGAAAACAATTTAAGAATTTTGGAAGTTCCAATTACCGTAAGGTATGATGTTGAGAATTCTTCAACCAAAGGGCCGGTGAGTCATGGCGTTGGTGTTCTACTTAAGATTTTTAAAGATAAGATTATTAGAATAATTAGATGA
- a CDS encoding aldo/keto reductase, which yields MQNRLIKKTGEEISPLGFGAMRLPLKNGKIDRDKAKELIYYAIDNGVNFIDTAYLYGDSESFLGEILTDEIKSKVKICTKLPTINVRKYDDMENIFEEQLKRLRLDCIDYYLIHAVDLKAINRLFKRDLIKFIDKIKSEGKIKYVGFSYHGPKDEFEAIIDSYDWDVVMVQYNYFDENVQASMEGIEYAASKGMGVFVMEPLKGGILAGKMPKEAEEIFKKANPNKSNAQWAFEWVLNNRNVTCVLSGMNSFEQLNENLAIAEKTTPLSMSFEDMETVELVKRVMRNSLKINCSTCGYCVPCPQGVNIPECMKIYNEKYLFNHKGLINQSLIDYYQYVGGIMGNEGSAGLCNGCGKCLRKCPQKLDIVSELKKVKKEFEFPGVKYILSFVRHVGFPLYRQAIRILNR from the coding sequence ATGCAGAATAGATTAATTAAAAAGACTGGAGAGGAAATTTCTCCATTGGGCTTTGGAGCCATGAGGCTGCCTCTTAAAAATGGTAAGATAGACAGAGATAAGGCTAAAGAGCTAATCTATTATGCAATTGATAATGGCGTTAATTTCATCGACACAGCATATCTCTATGGTGATAGCGAATCGTTTTTAGGCGAAATATTAACTGACGAAATCAAATCAAAGGTTAAAATCTGCACAAAGCTTCCAACAATCAATGTCAGAAAATATGATGATATGGAAAATATTTTTGAAGAACAGCTTAAAAGGTTAAGATTGGACTGCATCGACTATTACCTTATTCATGCAGTGGACTTGAAGGCGATTAATCGATTATTCAAAAGGGATTTAATTAAATTTATTGATAAGATTAAATCTGAGGGAAAAATCAAATATGTTGGCTTTTCATATCATGGGCCGAAAGACGAATTTGAGGCTATAATTGACAGTTATGACTGGGATGTTGTAATGGTTCAATATAACTATTTTGATGAAAATGTGCAGGCCAGTATGGAAGGGATAGAATATGCGGCTTCTAAAGGAATGGGTGTTTTTGTAATGGAACCGCTTAAGGGCGGTATCTTAGCAGGAAAAATGCCTAAAGAGGCTGAAGAAATATTTAAAAAAGCAAATCCTAATAAAAGCAATGCTCAATGGGCTTTTGAATGGGTTTTGAACAATAGGAATGTTACATGCGTATTGTCTGGAATGAATAGTTTTGAGCAACTCAATGAAAACTTGGCTATTGCAGAAAAAACCACTCCTCTTTCTATGAGCTTTGAGGATATGGAAACGGTTGAACTTGTAAAAAGGGTAATGAGGAACTCATTAAAGATTAACTGTTCAACATGCGGCTATTGCGTGCCGTGTCCTCAGGGGGTTAATATTCCCGAATGCATGAAAATATATAATGAAAAATATCTCTTTAACCATAAGGGACTCATCAACCAGTCTTTAATTGATTATTATCAATATGTTGGAGGCATTATGGGTAATGAAGGCAGTGCAGGATTGTGCAATGGATGTGGAAAATGCTTAAGGAAATGCCCTCAAAAATTGGATATTGTCAGCGAATTGAAAAAAGTTAAAAAGGAATTTGAATTTCCAGGTGTCAAATATATTCTTTCATTTGTCAGGCATGTCGGTTTTCCACTTTATAGGCAAGCAATAAGGATTTTAAACCGCTGA
- a CDS encoding TIGR04165 family Cys-rich peptide, translating to MKLEELLAPCPKCGSKDKVAKRKLLDNHRAHAEMDAVKCSDCGYIFFVNDDMDEDEKKKLLNELNKVYG from the coding sequence ATGAAACTTGAAGAGTTATTGGCTCCATGTCCAAAATGTGGTTCAAAAGATAAGGTGGCTAAAAGAAAATTATTGGACAATCACAGGGCACATGCAGAAATGGATGCAGTAAAATGTTCTGATTGTGGTTACATTTTCTTTGTAAATGATGATATGGACGAAGATGAGAAAAAGAAATTATTGAATGAATTAAACAAAGTTTACGGATAA
- a CDS encoding TIGR04083 family peptide-modifying radical SAM enzyme, producing the protein MTFHVMIIPTLNCPSNCKYCWGSENKKEMMDIEIIDQIITWLGDFRDDDVHFTFHGGEPLLAGYDFYEEALEKLSKLPNLDGFSLQSNIWLLTEELIDLFIKYDVVVSTSIDGPKEINDFQRGDGYFDKTMTKFRLAKDKGLIINFVLTVTDYSKDFSDELYDFFKSEKMNLKIHAALPSLRGDNADPWALDQEEHGKLLVDWLDKYLYDLDKFTVMDLDHISKSALRRRGTLCTFADCIGTTLAVGSDGSIYPCYRFVGMPEYVLGNVADNPSFDDLKTSDAWAKLMEFRDYVDENCKKCRYVKYCEGGCPYNAIVAYQTPKAVDPQCTAYKMIFGEVSKRMNKEFAKSAFGMGASEPRKEGEPFSIMDLAMKP; encoded by the coding sequence ATGACATTTCACGTAATGATTATTCCAACACTCAATTGTCCATCAAATTGTAAATACTGTTGGGGATCTGAAAATAAAAAAGAAATGATGGATATTGAAATCATTGACCAGATTATTACATGGTTAGGCGATTTTAGGGATGATGATGTTCACTTCACTTTCCATGGTGGCGAACCGCTTCTTGCAGGCTATGATTTTTATGAGGAAGCTTTGGAAAAATTGTCTAAGTTGCCTAATCTGGATGGATTTTCCCTTCAGAGCAATATCTGGCTTTTGACCGAAGAGCTCATAGACTTGTTCATCAAATATGATGTTGTTGTAAGTACAAGTATTGATGGGCCGAAGGAAATCAATGATTTTCAAAGGGGAGACGGCTATTTCGATAAGACCATGACAAAATTCAGGTTAGCTAAGGATAAAGGGCTAATAATCAACTTTGTTTTGACAGTTACTGATTATTCAAAGGATTTCTCTGATGAATTGTATGATTTCTTTAAAAGCGAAAAGATGAATCTTAAGATTCATGCGGCTCTTCCATCATTAAGGGGAGACAATGCAGATCCATGGGCGCTTGACCAGGAAGAGCATGGCAAGTTGCTTGTTGACTGGTTGGACAAATACCTTTATGATTTGGATAAGTTTACCGTAATGGATTTGGACCATATCTCTAAAAGCGCACTCAGAAGAAGAGGCACACTTTGCACATTCGCAGATTGCATCGGAACAACCCTTGCAGTAGGGTCCGACGGTTCAATATATCCATGTTACAGATTTGTTGGGATGCCTGAATATGTTTTGGGTAATGTCGCTGACAATCCAAGCTTTGATGATTTGAAAACATCTGATGCATGGGCAAAGCTCATGGAATTCAGGGATTATGTTGATGAAAACTGCAAAAAGTGCAGATATGTCAAATATTGTGAAGGAGGATGTCCTTACAATGCAATTGTGGCATATCAAACACCGAAGGCAGTTGATCCGCAATGTACAGCATATAAAATGATTTTTGGAGAAGTTTCAAAAAGAATGAATAAGGAATTCGCTAAATCCGCCTTTGGAATGGGAGCATCCGAACCAAGAAAAGAAGGTGAACCGTTCAGCATTATGGATTTGGCTATGAAACCTTAA
- a CDS encoding cation-translocating P-type ATPase gives MIDEITDFLFGLKMTIISGIFLLIAVIFMIFGIETPIYLNPAWGTVIISGIPMLLLAMTRLIREKWISSALLIAIAMVASLLIGEIFAAGEVAWIMALGALLEDWTVERAKKGLRNLINLTPQTGRRIVNGKEEVISVDEIKIGDVLRILPGESVPVDGEIIKGTSSLDQSIMTGESLPIDKEVGDEVFCGTMNMYGAIDVKATSLGENSSLQKLIDLVKAADEKQAPTQRIADKWATWLVPIALLIAILAWLMTGNIERGVTVLVVFCPCALILATPTAIMAAIGQATKYGVLIKSGEALETLGGLNTLVFDKTGTLTYGNLEVSDVISLKDNLNEMDVLKIVASCEKLSEHPLAKAIVSNAKDAEIDIEEPKEFKMYPGKGVTCINSYGKVYAGNSKFLSENNIDVNISTQLDKLKHEGKASIIVALNEETIGLIGLSDVIREDSKDMIKNLHDLGTETILLTGDNTETANYFASQVGIGKVYGNLLPQEKLDWIEKLKNEGKKVCMIGDGVNDAPALKTADVSVAMGSVGSDVAIEAADIALLGDDIGKIPYLKKLSNSTLFTIKANIAMSMTINAVAIICSVLGLLNPVTGAIVHNAGSCLVVLNAALLYDRHFDDSIKKIDTENVEHSHYHFHNDGEHSHSHEGIVIVDEIQTDYGIKHMHAHKHALDRQSCEAYHS, from the coding sequence ATGATTGACGAAATAACTGATTTCCTATTTGGACTAAAAATGACCATTATTTCAGGTATATTTTTATTAATAGCAGTTATTTTCATGATTTTTGGAATTGAAACTCCAATTTATTTAAATCCCGCATGGGGAACAGTAATAATAAGTGGGATTCCGATGTTGCTCCTAGCGATGACTAGGTTAATCCGTGAAAAATGGATTTCATCTGCATTACTGATTGCAATAGCTATGGTTGCATCACTATTGATTGGTGAAATATTTGCAGCAGGTGAAGTTGCATGGATTATGGCTTTAGGTGCCCTTTTGGAAGACTGGACAGTCGAAAGGGCTAAAAAAGGTTTGAGAAATCTTATTAATTTGACTCCACAAACAGGAAGAAGAATTGTCAATGGTAAAGAAGAGGTTATTTCAGTTGATGAGATAAAAATTGGGGATGTTTTAAGAATTCTTCCTGGTGAAAGTGTCCCTGTTGATGGTGAAATTATAAAAGGTACCTCTTCACTTGACCAGTCAATTATGACTGGTGAATCCCTGCCGATTGATAAGGAAGTGGGGGATGAGGTATTCTGCGGTACCATGAATATGTATGGTGCAATTGACGTTAAGGCAACAAGTTTGGGTGAAAACTCTTCACTTCAAAAGTTAATTGATCTTGTAAAAGCGGCTGATGAAAAGCAAGCTCCAACACAGAGAATTGCAGATAAGTGGGCCACTTGGCTGGTTCCTATCGCATTATTAATTGCAATTTTAGCTTGGTTAATGACAGGCAACATTGAAAGGGGAGTAACAGTTCTGGTAGTATTCTGTCCATGCGCATTAATTTTAGCTACACCAACCGCTATTATGGCAGCTATTGGTCAAGCAACAAAATATGGTGTTTTAATCAAATCTGGTGAAGCACTCGAAACTTTAGGAGGATTAAATACTTTAGTATTCGATAAAACTGGTACTTTGACTTATGGTAATCTAGAAGTTTCTGATGTTATCTCTTTAAAGGATAATCTGAATGAAATGGATGTATTAAAAATTGTCGCATCTTGTGAGAAATTAAGTGAACATCCATTGGCTAAAGCTATTGTATCAAATGCAAAAGATGCTGAAATTGATATTGAAGAGCCGAAAGAATTTAAAATGTATCCTGGAAAAGGGGTTACATGTATAAATTCATATGGTAAAGTATATGCTGGAAACTCCAAATTCCTATCAGAGAATAATATCGATGTAAATATTTCAACTCAATTGGATAAGCTTAAACATGAAGGGAAAGCTTCAATCATCGTTGCATTAAATGAGGAAACAATTGGTTTAATCGGATTGTCTGATGTAATACGTGAAGATTCTAAAGACATGATTAAAAACTTGCATGATTTAGGCACTGAAACCATATTGCTCACAGGAGATAACACAGAAACTGCCAATTATTTTGCTTCCCAAGTTGGTATTGGAAAAGTGTATGGTAATCTTTTGCCTCAAGAGAAACTCGATTGGATTGAAAAGCTTAAAAATGAAGGTAAAAAGGTTTGTATGATTGGAGATGGTGTAAACGATGCACCTGCTTTAAAGACTGCTGATGTTAGTGTGGCAATGGGGTCTGTTGGAAGTGATGTTGCAATTGAAGCGGCAGATATTGCGCTTTTGGGTGATGATATTGGAAAAATCCCTTATCTTAAGAAACTTTCAAATTCAACATTGTTCACAATTAAAGCAAATATTGCCATGTCCATGACAATAAATGCAGTAGCAATAATCTGTTCTGTTTTAGGACTATTGAATCCAGTAACAGGAGCTATTGTTCACAATGCAGGATCCTGCCTTGTTGTATTGAATGCAGCATTACTCTATGATAGGCACTTTGATGATTCAATTAAGAAAATCGACACGGAAAATGTGGAACATTCCCATTATCACTTCCACAACGATGGAGAGCATTCACATTCCCATGAAGGCATTGTTATTGTTGATGAAATCCAGACAGATTATGGAATTAAGCATATGCATGCTCACAAACATGCATTAGATAGGCAAAGCTGTGAGGCTTATCACAGCTAA
- a CDS encoding ATP phosphoribosyltransferase yields MNDKIILGLPKGSLNNVKRGNTHQLFVDAGYEVKGYEPGDEAYEIEILNDEDIIAFLTRPQSTPVELNRGIIDIAIVGEDWVKEESVLRETNTIKIGDLDYGKTRLIVAVPKDAPYDNLSELFRANKDRKTPILCFTEYPNLTRKFIMENEVYQEIYGDAVPFVQVRGLTDGDNEMVQVINSDGATEVYIAKGADFIVDNTQTGSSLRKAGLKEIETILHSSAGLYAGVSCKGEKLEKARMIYEQLLGAITAKKYFDVKFNIANSKIEEVSSYLIDNKLCADEPTITPGSDFSQINVLIPKAKFPEMVDAIKGFDATSIIRNDLKQLVE; encoded by the coding sequence ATGAATGATAAGATAATTTTAGGACTTCCAAAGGGAAGTTTAAATAATGTAAAAAGAGGAAACACTCATCAATTGTTTGTTGATGCAGGTTATGAGGTTAAAGGATACGAACCTGGCGATGAGGCTTATGAAATTGAAATCTTAAATGACGAAGACATTATCGCATTTCTTACTCGCCCGCAATCCACTCCCGTAGAATTGAACAGGGGAATAATTGATATTGCTATTGTAGGTGAAGATTGGGTTAAAGAAGAATCAGTTTTAAGGGAAACCAATACTATTAAGATTGGAGATTTGGATTATGGGAAGACTCGTTTGATAGTTGCAGTTCCTAAAGATGCTCCATATGATAATTTATCAGAGTTATTTAGAGCAAATAAAGATAGAAAAACTCCTATTTTATGTTTCACAGAATATCCTAATTTAACTAGAAAATTCATCATGGAAAATGAAGTTTACCAAGAAATCTATGGAGATGCAGTGCCTTTTGTCCAAGTTAGAGGATTGACTGACGGTGACAATGAGATGGTGCAGGTTATTAACTCTGATGGTGCTACCGAAGTTTATATTGCTAAAGGTGCTGATTTTATTGTTGATAACACTCAAACTGGCAGTAGCTTGAGGAAAGCTGGTTTAAAAGAAATTGAAACAATATTGCATTCATCTGCAGGTCTTTATGCGGGCGTTAGCTGCAAAGGTGAAAAACTTGAAAAAGCAAGAATGATTTATGAGCAACTCTTAGGAGCCATTACTGCTAAAAAATATTTTGATGTTAAATTTAACATCGCTAATTCCAAAATTGAAGAAGTTTCTTCTTATTTAATTGACAACAAACTTTGTGCTGATGAACCTACAATCACTCCAGGGTCTGATTTTTCACAAATCAACGTTTTAATCCCTAAGGCCAAATTCCCGGAAATGGTTGATGCCATTAAAGGTTTTGATGCAACTTCAATTATCAGAAATGATTTAAAACAACTTGTTGAATAA
- a CDS encoding CBS domain-containing protein — MLTSVQKEILQTLINLYQSSNGKSIKGEDIAEVMGRNPGTIRNQMQSLRSLGLVKGVPGPRGGYKPTIEAYHSLNISVSDQDSKVPIYKNGKRIEDISVARIEFTSVPQPSECEAAIKVLGSIKDLNLGDTISIGPTPVNNLGVMGTIVGRDDMDNILLVDTKTIRSIPKQTVGEIASRDVISFSLDCSIKEAAKRLALNEIDGAPVMKDGKVVGVFTLTDLVKAIANDRENLSVGDLMSTNVVIVNEDLKIANAIEVMLKKGISRLIVADNDQNLLGIVTRTDLINIITNLEQFPIITN; from the coding sequence ATGTTAACATCTGTTCAAAAAGAAATTTTACAAACCTTAATAAATTTATACCAATCATCTAACGGTAAATCTATTAAAGGTGAAGATATTGCTGAGGTTATGGGAAGAAATCCCGGAACAATTCGTAACCAGATGCAATCATTAAGAAGTTTAGGTTTGGTAAAGGGAGTGCCGGGGCCTAGAGGTGGATACAAGCCAACTATCGAAGCTTATCATTCCCTAAACATATCAGTTTCAGATCAGGATTCAAAAGTACCAATCTATAAAAACGGCAAAAGAATTGAAGATATTTCAGTTGCAAGAATTGAATTTACAAGCGTTCCACAACCTAGCGAATGTGAAGCGGCAATTAAGGTTTTAGGAAGTATCAAAGACTTGAATTTAGGAGATACAATAAGCATAGGCCCTACACCCGTTAACAATTTGGGAGTAATGGGTACAATTGTAGGTCGTGACGATATGGATAACATTCTTTTAGTTGATACAAAGACTATCAGAAGCATTCCTAAACAGACTGTTGGAGAAATTGCCAGTAGGGACGTAATTTCATTTTCTTTAGATTGCTCTATTAAGGAAGCTGCAAAAAGATTAGCACTTAATGAGATTGATGGGGCTCCAGTTATGAAAGATGGAAAGGTAGTCGGAGTATTCACATTGACAGATCTTGTTAAAGCTATTGCAAATGATAGGGAAAATTTATCTGTAGGAGACTTAATGTCAACAAATGTCGTTATTGTAAATGAGGATTTGAAAATAGCTAATGCCATTGAAGTCATGCTTAAAAAAGGCATTTCTAGATTAATCGTTGCTGATAATGACCAAAACCTGCTTGGAATTGTAACAAGAACAGATTTGATTAACATAATTACCAATTTAGAACAATTTCCAATTATTACAAACTAA
- a CDS encoding deoxyhypusine synthase: MKVNQINVESNMKISDLINQFDESGVLGAGRVARACNILSDMIQDEDMSVFMSLGGPLIPGGMRNIVTKMIGEGHVDLIVSSGANITHDLVEAFGGAHYRHEGKDDEELNEEGIGRIADINVGSDDFTIFETKIIKIFEKIASKKKIISIQELLYEIGLLVEDENSFVATAARNNVPIFAPGLIDSMMGLQLWIFTQDHDFTVSAAGDMPYLSDIVFESEKVGAILLGGGLTKHYTLASNVIKGGLDAAIQITMDRPEAGSLGGAPLEEAKSWAKARCGSSLASVVGDVTVIFPLIYAAALDKINSD, translated from the coding sequence ATGAAAGTTAACCAGATTAATGTAGAAAGTAATATGAAAATATCCGATTTGATCAATCAATTTGATGAATCAGGTGTGTTGGGCGCTGGCAGAGTGGCACGCGCATGCAATATCTTATCTGATATGATACAGGATGAGGATATGAGTGTCTTCATGAGTTTGGGAGGCCCTTTAATTCCCGGTGGAATGAGAAACATCGTAACTAAAATGATTGGGGAAGGCCATGTCGATTTGATTGTATCAAGCGGAGCAAATATTACACACGACCTTGTTGAAGCGTTTGGAGGAGCCCATTATCGTCATGAAGGAAAGGATGATGAAGAACTGAATGAGGAAGGAATCGGTCGTATCGCTGACATTAATGTTGGCTCTGATGATTTTACAATTTTTGAGACAAAAATCATAAAGATATTTGAAAAGATAGCTTCCAAAAAGAAGATTATCTCCATTCAGGAATTATTATATGAAATAGGCCTTTTGGTCGAAGATGAAAACTCGTTTGTTGCAACAGCCGCAAGAAATAATGTTCCAATATTTGCACCGGGCTTAATTGATTCGATGATGGGTCTTCAGCTTTGGATTTTTACACAGGACCATGATTTTACAGTAAGCGCCGCTGGCGATATGCCTTATTTGTCAGATATAGTTTTTGAATCTGAAAAAGTCGGAGCAATCCTTTTGGGAGGAGGCCTTACAAAGCATTACACCTTGGCATCAAATGTAATTAAAGGAGGACTTGATGCAGCTATTCAGATTACTATGGATAGGCCTGAAGCGGGCAGTTTAGGCGGAGCACCTTTAGAGGAAGCGAAATCATGGGCAAAAGCAAGATGCGGATCAAGCCTTGCCAGTGTTGTCGGTGATGTTACAGTTATTTTCCCGTTGATTTATGCAGCGGCATTAGATAAAATTAACAGTGATTAG
- a CDS encoding DUF5654 family protein, which produces MANEVTKMIMETVLALITTAFAFVAGEAWNSAIQKLIESFVGTGDAIPSLLIYAVIVTIIAVIVTVLIARIAGKMGVETDE; this is translated from the coding sequence ATGGCAAACGAAGTAACAAAAATGATTATGGAGACAGTTTTAGCATTGATTACAACTGCATTCGCATTTGTAGCTGGTGAAGCATGGAACAGTGCGATTCAAAAATTAATTGAATCCTTCGTAGGTACTGGAGATGCTATTCCTAGTTTATTAATTTACGCTGTCATTGTAACCATAATAGCAGTAATCGTTACCGTACTCATTGCTAGAATTGCAGGCAAAATGGGCGTAGAAACTGACGAATAA